The sequence cacatatatatatccaatccATGCATATCCCGCTCGATCCCGCCTATAAAAGGCCAGGCCATGCTCTCCCTCTGCTTCTGGCACACAACACACTactagcagctagctagcttggaattttttatttttaacctatttttaagttttattttaaaaataacccaccaaaataaatatttgcatATCTAACCCGGTTGGTCGCGTTGCGGCATGACAAAAATATGCTGTCGCGCCACATACACTGGCGTGCAATGTGTGTCACGTTGGCATGCTCTGGAGCGCTCAGAAGGGGTCTGCCAGTGCATATTACACGTGGCTTGTCACGCCACTCCCACCGGCGTTACAGTAGAGTCTTGTCACGCCACCCCCGCTGGTGTGTTTATCATGATTCCACCAATTAAGTTATATATAACATTTGATATATGAAATAGTATGaattaaattaaaataatttaataagagatacaatgagaaatcaaactatataattggttcataatatttttttaacagCATATTTTTCGCTTTctcattatttttttattaaattatTATAATTTAGTTCATAATATTTCATATATCGAATGTTATATAGAACTTAATTGGTGGAATCATGATAAACACATCAAGTTGGAGACAATTTGATAGAGGTGAAGTGCTTAATTATGTGCTGTTAAAAgtttaaataaattatttaagcatcttaatgactttaaatgaaaaaactcaaagctagaaagttgtagatctcgttgagagctacaattttcatataaaaatcatcttgatccgagttcgtatgaaaAAGATATGATTTTCCTAAGTTCAGACCTTGTCACGCCGGCGGGGTGGCGTGACAAGACTATACTGTCACGCTGGTGGGAGTGGCGTGACAAACTTGACACGTGGAATATGCGCTGGCAGATTCTTTCTAAGCGCTCCAGAGCGTGCCAATGTGGCAcaccttgtcacgccaatgcatgtggcgcgacagtatgtttttttgtcacgccacgcggactggcgcgaccaaaagggttagatctgcaaatatttgtttgggtgggttatttttgaaataaaacttAAAAATAGGTTATAAATAAAAATTCGTCGGTTGTTGATTCATGCCTATACTTATGCATTTCATGGATACATGCCCGGTCTTGAGGCCGAGCCCCGTGCCATGCCGCACACCGAGCGCGACGCCGCGCCGTTTCTCTGCGACGTGCGCTGCGTGCCGCAATGTTCGCCATGACCCGGGCTACGTTGCGACCAGGCACGCCACTGGCCACTCGTCTCCCCTAGCCTAACTGATGCAACATTTGAACGAAAATGCATAGCGTGCAACAACTTATTCAACAGTCACCTGGGCGGGCTTGGCTACGGCCTCACGGGCACTGGCGGAGCTTAGTGTAATGCaaagggggccatggcccccctgGCTATTGCAAATCTCCACTATATGAATAGTAAATCTGCTACTGTTCATCGATTTTAAGAGAAAATTAACACAGCTGGCCCCCCTATTAGTTGTtgaagctccgccactgctcaaGGAGCAGGCCGCCGAGCCCCGCGCCGACTGCTGCGAGCCCAGCAGGCAgtggccctgcgccgccggcaagCAGTACTACCTACGGCCGCGGCCCCTTCAACATCTCCTGGAACTACAACTACGGGCCCGCCGGCGAGGCAGAGGCCATCGCCGCCGACCTGCTGAGCGACCCGGACTTGGTggcgcgcgacgccgccgtggtgTCGTTCAAGATGGCCATCTGGTTCTGGATGACGCCGCGGCCGGACGAGAATAATAAGCCGTGGGAGAAGATCAAGAACCAGATGGCCGTCTTCCAGAACCGCCGTGGTGTCGTTCAAGATGGTACTTGAAGGAGGATCTTGCATTGCAACAGCAGCCGAGCCTCCCCCaccccaaccccccccccccaacccccaGCGTCACTCTCCCAGGCGACTCGGGGGGGCGACCCTTGCCGCCGCCcaaccccctcctcctcgccgcctccgatggccaccgccgtcgccagcgaccgttcgtgcggcggcggcggcccgtggcTGAGCCGAAGCCGGCTCAGCTCatcgcctccccctcccccccccctctctctcccccgccTCCCTCCCCCCGGCCTCCAACCTTGCCGTCGCCACCGGCCACCGGGGCTAGATCCGGGCTCTCCCTCGCCGGATTTGGGCCCCCACGGGCTCGATCTAGCCGTCCTAGGCCGCCTTCGCCGGTTGTCGCCGAGGGGCGCCACCGCTACGGGGCTCCTCCGGGCGCCGCGGCTGCCTTgccgtcctcctccgcggctgcctTGCCGGGTTGGCGCCTCGCCGCTcccccgctcctcctccgcggcctccTTGCCATGTCTCAGGTGGGTGGCTGTGCCTCCGGGTCACCGCCGCTCGCTCTGGCCCGCGTGACCGCGCCGCGGGGACggggcgaggccgccgccgctcgcctcggtCCGCGCGGCCGCATGGCCTTGCTGCTGGGGCTTGGGCGCTGGGGTGGCCGTCCGCTTCGGCCTCGCTGCACCCCTGGCCAGCCCTGCGTCTGCTGCTCGCCCTGCTCCGATTACCGCTTCCGGGCATGCGCCTCTCCTTGTGGGGACCGGAGTCTGCGCTCCCTCGCGGGCACCAGTGGGGGCGTTCTCTGCTGCTGTTGGGCAGCCGGGGTCCATCGTCGCCACCTGCTCCCTCCGGCCGGGGGACTGGCCACCCTTTGGTGCTTCGCCTGGGCGTGGGGACGTGTCCTCACTGCTCTCGGTGGCCATGTGGCCGTGGCTGCCGCTCCGCTctgtggccgcgccgccgtttGCTCTGTCGGCCGTCGGCTCTGGGTTGGAAAGGGGCGGTGGCGAAAGCCTTGGATCCGCTTGCGGACCGATGACGACGACGTCCTCGGGCGCCGTTTAccttcttgaaggcgtcatCTTTCTGCCCCTTTCCTACCTCTCCAGCGAGCTTTCCGAGTGAAAATCTAGATCATGTTGGTCGGACAATGACAGCGGCGTCGTTTCCTTCCTGGAGGCATTGTCTTGGAAACTTTGTTGGTGGCGGTCCTTTGCTCTCCTCGGAGAGCTTCTGCTCCTGCACCTGCCTTTGCTTCATCTCATATGCATCGTCCGGGTCGCGCTTGGTCCCCGGCTTCTCTTCGCTGGCGGATACTTTGCCGCATTTTCGGTctagcggatgctttgccgctgtCGTCGCGTTGGTTGAAGTTTAGGCGGATGCTTTGTCGCCGTGGTTGGTTGGTTGTTTGGGTGGATGCTTGGCCACCTTTGTTAGGTCGTAGACCTTTGCCCCTGGATTGTGTTTGTTTCTGCTAGTGGGTTCAGTTGTAGAGCTGTGGCTTGGGGTGTGGGTTGTGCCATTTGTCCTCTCTGTGTTGCTTTGCTGCTGTCTGTGTTGTCGTTGTGTTTGTATGTGCGTTTTTTCAGTGTTTCTCTAGTTTTAGTCCTTTGTGCTCTTATGTTGGTCAAGCTCTGTTTAGCCACATCAAAATTGTGTCTGTAACTGCTTtattcttaatgaaaaacgtgctcaagcacggtcgcgaaaaaaaaatgGTAGTTGAAAGATCACAGCAAGCTGTTGTACTTGAAAGATCACAGCAACAGCTACACTGACAAAAAAACAATCACAACTCAACATGGTGAAGCCACACCAAGCACAACCTAAAACAAGAATTAAGCACTGACGTGGCACATCAAAACCCACACCGAAAATAATCAACTCTAAGAACCATAACAACTCgttttggaaaaaaaacatGTATAAAAACATTTGTACTGGCGGTTTTAGCAACCTTCTACCAGCATAAATGTCGTCCATTGCATCTAAAATGGGCAAGAACACCATGGCAACCCTGGCCTCTTGCAAGCACACATGAATTAAATCATGCTAGAAATCATGGATAAAACAAGGAAGGTTGGAATGGCAATATGGCATCAACAAAACCTCCCCTCTTAATTTTGGTGTTTTTCACAATCTCCTTTCAGACAAGCTCCAAATGGAAGGTTGTTTGGAGAAGAAGTTGTACGTGGGTTTTAGAGGACATTTGTGCTAGCGGACGTTAGAAGCAACCACCAGCGCACAGCCTCATTAATAGCACATGCATGGTTTTCAGCCTAACGTGTTGTTTTCGTCCATTCTTGAGCCGTTTAGCTACGTTTTGAATCCCAAGCATGGGTATGTGTCCTTTCAAAGCGTTTCCACTGCACATTCTCAGCCCAACGTGTCGTTTTCGCCTGCTCTTGAGACATTTAGCCATATTTTGGATCCAATGCACGTGTATGTGCCCGTTCTAAGCGTTTCCAACGTTCTCGGCTAATTTCGTTCCGGGTCCATGTTAGGCCAATTTTTGGCTTCCCATGAGCTATAGCACACGGTCCTCGGCCGTCGTTTTCGCCCGTTCGTGAATCGGGAAGCCATGTTTTGGTTACAATGCATGTGTACGTGCCCTTTCTAAGCATTTCCCGCGTTCTCAGCCGATTTCATCTTGGGTCTCTGTTGGACCTTTTTTGACCTTCCGTGAACTATAGCACATGGTTCTCAGCCCAACACCTTGTTTTCGCCATTACTGGAGCCCTTCAGCCACGTTTTTGGTCCAATGCACGTGTATGTGCCGTTTTAAAGCGTTTCCGCCGTTCTCCATTGATTTCGATCCGGGTCCCCATCGGGTCTTTTTTGGCCTCCCGAACGTGAGTTATAAGCCCAAGTTTTCAGCCTCATGTGTCGTTTTCACCCGTTCTTGAGCCGTTTAGCCACGTTTTGGATCCAATGCATGTGTACCTGCCCTTTCTAAGCGTTTCCAGGATTCTCAGCCAATTTTATTCCAGGTTGAGCCGTTTTTTAGCCTCCCATGCGCATGGTTTTCGCCCGTTTCTTAAGCCATTTAGCCTAGTTTTGGACCTAATCCACGTCTACATGCCCTTTCAAAGCATATCGACCGTTTTTGGCCGATTTCATTTCGGGTCCCCATTGGGCCATTTTTTAGCCTCCCGTGAGCTATACATTTTTTGTCATGTACATGCCCTTTAAAATTGTTTCCACCGTTCTCGGCCAATTTCGTTCTGGGTCCCGTCGGGCTATTTTTTGGCCTCAAGTGACACGGTTCTCAGTCTTGTTTTTGCCTATTCTTGAGTCGTTTAGCcatgttttgggtccaatgcatgtgcatgtgctgatggcggcggcgggaaggtCGGGCGAAGGGCGCCGTCGAACCCGACGTGAGTTGCGGGGAGGTCGAACTGAAGGGCGTCCATGGTGCCAAGGGCAGCGGAGAGGTCGAGCAGGGGTGGGCGCGTCCACCATGGTGCCGAGGGCAGCGGGGACCGGGGAGATCGAGGGGGGCATCCATGCTGCCGATGCCAGAGCGACCAGAGCCGGTGGCATGGAGGTTGAGTGGGGGAATGGTGCTGATGTTGAAGAAGTAGTTGATCAAATGGTCACGGGAATTGACCTGCTTTATCTGATTTTGCAGAGTGTGTTCTTGAGACCGCTAGGTGTTTGACACCCGACAAACTGTGtgcttgattttttttagcGGGTCATTGATCGCGTGATCTTCTTGTTCTCCTTGCTAATCCTCGTTGTCGCCATCATCAGAATCATCGTGGCATGGCCATTGGGGGTTTAGGTCCGCCATCGCCATTGGGCGAGGGTCGATGCCGCGGTTGCAAAGGACGACGCCGTCGCGCGGTGGGGCAGCGTCGTGGCCCGCTCGTATGGGAAGACCAAAGATGCAGCAAACATGGTGAGATTTTGGGAGGTCATGCGCCTACAGGTACAAACGTCATTTCATGTCCATGTTATGTGGTCAAAAGGTATTCTTTATGTACAAATGTAACGGAATGTTATTTTCAGCTATCGTTGGTAGTTTTCAGTGGTATTCTACTTGGACAAACATTAATTTTTAATAGTATTTTCTGGAAGTCGTAATCTTTCAGTGATACCAAACCAATCTTCCCTTGGATTTTTTTCTCTAAACTTGGCCCCCCATCTATAGAAATGCTATTAATTAAGTAGTAAATGACTTAGGTCTGTCCCAGGTTCCACCTAATCCAATAAGTAGATGAGAAGATATACATTCTGATCCATATAGCTTAATAAGTAGACGAGAAGATCTGGCCCCACATTAGGTTACTCACTCACGTTCTCTAAGTTAGATATACCCTGCAATTCTGTAAAAATCCACCCTGTAAACTTAAGGAGAAGTAGTGGAGTGCATTCCCGGCATTTCCGTTCCCACGTGAAGCTCGTTGCCCATTGCAAAATAGTTGCAGCTAGCTACTCCGTCTTTGTTCATGCATTTTCCCGATCGAAAAAGACAAGATGTGGCCCACGTCCGCCTAATTCAGTGGATCTATCGCCTGATGGCATTCGTGTGTTGTGCCGTACGCTGCCTTGATAATAATTGTGCCAAAAGCACGTGATCCATGAGTATAtcagtatgcatgcatgcatggagctgctaagggcagtcccaatgcagactccactcatagagtctaagcttcaaagactccatcacaagaaactatatttcccaatgcaaatgcaaagtatgttactttagtttatatGGCATATTTGTCtctctcacattcattcttgatttgcgtgaagacttggagtctatataagacttggagtcttgatttctctccctctctcttccataAATATACTGCCACATCAACAAAACACAATAAATAAGAGGCTTAGATTCCATGATAGAGTCTGAATTGGAACTGGCCTAACAGCTGTTATTAGCTGAGAGCAGCTAGCCCATCCACGAAGACGCCTATCGCTAGCTGCCTATAAAAGGGCATGCTCTCCATTGCTTCTCGCACACACACAGACAGAACTTGCATTGCATTGTTGGTAGCGATGAATACGAGGATGAGAGCAGTGGCAGTACTAGTGGCCTTGTTGGCCGCAGCGGCATTCGCCGTGACCGCGCAAGCCCAGCAGTGCGGTTGGCAGGCAGGCGGAAAGCTCTGCCCCGACTGCCTCTGCTGCAGCCGCGACGGCTTCTGCGGCTCCACCTCCGCATGGTGCGGCGACGGCTGTCAGAGCCAGTGCAACGGCTGCGGGGGAGGTGGTGGTGATGattgcagcgccggcggcggcggtggcggaggagacGACGAACAAGGTGGTGATGGCGTCGCGTCTATAATCTCACGGTCTCTGTTCGAGGAGATGCTGAAGCACCGCAACGACGCCCAGTGCCTGGCCCGTTGCTTCTACACGTACGACGCCTTCATCGCCGCGGCCAACGCCTTCCCAGGCTTCGGCACCACCGGCGACCTGGACACCCAAAAACGGGAGCTCGCCGCGTTCCTGGCTCAGACGTCGCACGAGACCACCGGCGGGTGGCCGGCCGCTCCCGACGGCCCCTACGCCTGGGGCTACTGCTTCAACGAGGAGGTGAACGGCTGGGCCGGCCCCGACTACTGCCAGACCAGCAAGCGGTGGCCCTGCGTCGCCGGCAAGAAGTACTACGGCCGAGGCCCCATCCAGATCTCGTGGAACTACAACTACGGCCAagccggcgaggcggaggccatCGCCGCCGACCTGCTCAGCGACCCGGACATGGTGGCGCGCGACGCCGTGGTGTCGTTCAAGACGGCGGTGTGGTTCTGGATGACGCCGCAGGCGCCCAAGCCGTCGTGCCACGACGTGATGACGGGGCAGTGGAGCCCCTCGGCCAACGACCTGGCGGCGGGGAGGGTGCCCGGGTACGGCCTCACCACCAACATCATCAATGGCGGGCTCGAGTGCGGCTTCGGCGGACCCGACGACCGCGTCGAGAACCGCATCGGATTCTACAAGCGCTACTGCGACTTGCTCGGTGTCAGCTACGGCGACAACCTCGACTGCTACAACCAGAGGAACTTTGCGGCCGCGTCGTCGGCCTCAACCTCATCATCGTATCACGCTGATGCGTAATAATTACGCAACGACATATATACAATGTGTTGCACTACGCGAGTTTGCTTTCAGGTCATTCCTAGACCTAATAAGCAAGTTTAATTTTTGTCACGTATACGTCATTGTTGCGACACGACGATGCGTGTAGTGTTGTAGTAGGGGGCCCGTGGCCGAGTCGAGTCTtatatgcatatgcatgcaGGGGCGAACCTAGGGGggtgcgcgggggggggggggggggggggggggggggtcaagcTCTCCTACCCCTCACAAGCAATACCCCTCACAAGCAATTCGGGTGAATGTTTTCCGGCGGCACCGGCCCGGGAAGTCAAGTCTGATTATGTTGCTTGGAGATCTGTGCACGATTATTTTAATATTCTTTCTGTCCACAACCGTGCCTCCGATTTTTGCTCGTGAGAGGTATCTGCCTCACTCACCAGGCCCAACCGCACAAATACCCTCATCTGATCCCACACACATGGGCCCACTTATCAGTTCTATCCTCAACCTCATCTCCAATCACGCCGGATCCCCATCCGCTTTTTCCGTATCCATCCTCCATTGCCAACCTCTCTCTGCCGTCTTCTTCCTTCCGCTTCTGTAGTCCAGCCTCTCTGAGCCACATCCTTCCCACGCTCCGCCACgtgctcttctcctcctccgtcAGCGGCGACGAGGGCCATAACAACAacaacggcggcggtggcggcggggatggCAGCGGCGGTGATGGCGACGTGCTCTTCTCATTCACTGTCTCTCTTCATAGACGACTCACAATGGTTCTTCAATCGAAGCATCACTGTATCAAGGGGATCTGGTGGTTCTCTAATTTTGTCTCCGATGAGATCTTGTTGCACTGCCCCTTGCTATACCTTGGGATCAAATTCGCTACAAGATAACTGCTTCTATTGCTAAAGTTTTTAAATCCTGCAGGCCATAGAGAGGAGTGAAGTTCTAGCCTTCTATGTTCTTGAATCAAGGTTCCGCTGCATTTGGTTTTGCTTTAGGGGGGATTTCTTGATCAAATTAGTCCTCTTCATGTTCCGATTTCGTTCTTAGAACCTACTCACCAATGATTTCTTCAAAATTTATGCCTTTTCATATGACTATCTGCCAGATTATGTCAGATTATGGCATGCTGTATATTTTTTTCACTGATGACAATGATGGCTGGTTGCATGTTTCTGAACATTTTATTCCCATTACGATTTAGGATGTGTATTCAGAATTAGCGTCGTCTACTTGTTCTGGTTTCCTAAACTGATATACCAGGTAAGAGTGGTTGAATGGTATAGGTATTCAGTAGATCATACTGATAACAAAGAAAACCTAACTTGGATAATGTGTAGCAAAGCTCTAGGTAATTCTGCAGTTCTGTTAAAAAATACAATTGAAATAGCCGGTTCATGTAGTAATAAAAAATGCTTCTACTTTGTTTGATTTGAATAATCTGAAAATGTTGTAGATAAGGAACAATAGTTGATGACATAATTTGTAGACTATCATTTAGAGTGACTATTGGGTCTGCTGCCTATCTAACAGATTACTAGAAACAAATGCTACAAAATTTGATGACCCATGACATGCTAAGTTGCTAATTGCCTCGTTGTCTTACTTGGTCCCTTTGTGAATTTCAACAACCGAGGAACTGAGGTAGCCA comes from Panicum virgatum strain AP13 chromosome 4K, P.virgatum_v5, whole genome shotgun sequence and encodes:
- the LOC120703714 gene encoding chitinase 1-like is translated as MNTRMRAVAVLVALLAAAAFAVTAQAQQCGWQAGGKLCPDCLCCSRDGFCGSTSAWCGDGCQSQCNGCGGGGGDDCSAGGGGGGGDDEQGGDGVASIISRSLFEEMLKHRNDAQCLARCFYTYDAFIAAANAFPGFGTTGDLDTQKRELAAFLAQTSHETTGGWPAAPDGPYAWGYCFNEEVNGWAGPDYCQTSKRWPCVAGKKYYGRGPIQISWNYNYGQAGEAEAIAADLLSDPDMVARDAVVSFKTAVWFWMTPQAPKPSCHDVMTGQWSPSANDLAAGRVPGYGLTTNIINGGLECGFGGPDDRVENRIGFYKRYCDLLGVSYGDNLDCYNQRNFAAASSASTSSSYHADA